ttggcgtgcacgagctctagtaattggtccagtatgtatagcagcaggggctgtgggtgtaacaattgtattgatgtcctcatcacaactgCTGGAGCAGGATGTTCCACGATTGTAGTCTGGGTCCAAATATATCCCTTCTGAATGTCACATTTGGCGGAAATGATTCCATTACCGTGGCGATAGTATCGCCCTTGTGACGTACAATGTTGTATAGAGCCGGATATTGTTCCCGGAGAGTGGCATTTCCTAGCCAcatatcctcccagaatctaatttccgAGCCATCCTTAATCGAGAAAGATCCATAGCAAAAGAAATATTTCTTCGTAGCCATTAGACCCGCCCAAAAGTGAGAATCCCCGGGCTTCCAATATACTTGGGATACTGCCTTGGAGCCCACATATTTCCTTCTGaggagggtttgccatacaccatctTCCGTTAGTAATTTAAACAACCATTTGCCGAGTAGGGAcctattcttaacctcaaggtcatgaatgcccaacccgccttggtctttgggacggcaaaccacactccatttagccaATCGATATTTCTTTTTctcgctatctccttgccaaaagaatcttgatcggAAATAATCCAATCTATGTAAAACTCCTTTTGGCAACTGGAAGAAGGAGATCATATATAATACCATATTACTTAGTACTGAATTTATTAGGACCAATCTTCCTCCTAGAGACAGCAGCTTACCTTTCCAACTGCTAAGTCTTTTTTGCAGCCTCTCCTCGATGTGTTTCCATTCAGCATTTGTAAGTCTCCGATAATGTATCGGTATTCCCAAATATGTGATCGAAAACTGGCCCAACCCACATCCGAACAATTCGGCATACAGGTGAGCCTCGTCTTGGGCCTCGccaaagcaaaacaattcacttttatgaaaattaatCTTAAGACCTGAGAGTTGCTCGAATGCTGataaaattaatttcagatttTTCGCTTTCTCGAGGTCATGGTCCATGAAGAGAATTGTATCGTCGGCATACTGAAGTATGGAGAGGtcaccatcaactagatgatttACTACCCCATCAATTTGTCCATCAGCCTTGGCACGCTCAATCATGACTGCTAGCATATCCGCcactatattgaatagcatggGCGATATCGAGTCACTTTGTCGCAATCCCTTCTTCGTTTGAAAATAGTGGCCAAGGTCATCATTGACCTTAATGGCAACACTGCCTCCTGAAATAAAGCTATGGATCATTGCACGCCACTCTGCAGAAAATCCTTTCATTCCGAGAGTCTATTGAAGAAagggccatttgactttgtcataACCTTTTTCAAAGTCTATTTTAAGTACGACCCCATTCGACTTTTTTCTATGTAATTCATGGACAGTTTCATGAAGGATAACAACTCGGTCTAGGATGTGTCTACCTTGCATAAAAGTTGTTTGTGAAGGACGAACCACATGTTCAGCAACCGAATTCAGCTAATAGTTGCAACCTTCGTGAATATTTTAAAACTAACATTAAGGAGGCAAATAGGTCTATATTGTTGTATCTTTTCAGCCTCATTAACCTTAGGTAATAAAATAATCTCTATGTATGCAGATCAAACAATCATACACATCAGCACAAGTTTAATCAGCATGGAGACCACCGATCAAGACAGCCTTAGCAAGCTGTAGAGCTCCTTCAGGTACAAGCTCTCCTTGTCGttcatcctcttcttcttggagaaaaGCACATCACTGATGAGCGGAACAACAAGGGGCATGATTGGCTTCTGCTTCTGCATCTTCCTCTTTGTCGTTGTCATTGTCGTCTCCCTTTCCGGGCCATGCTTCACCTCCTCGTCGGCATCGTCGAGGCTCAGCAGGTGTCGCAATGGATGCCGCTCGGGCTTCGCCTTGGCCCAGACCGTCAGCGCCGACGTGTTGATGTCCCTCTGCTGGATGCTGGCCCTTGCGGCCGCCGCCTTGTCGGCCTCTATGTATGCCAGCCTCGAGAGGGCACGGTGGAGCTTCGCGTTGAGGTTCGCCATGGCTAGCTCCAGGTCGGCCAGCCTCCTCTTGACCTGCACCGCCTCCAGCCTTGTCTTGGCCGCCTCTTCCTCCACCTTCTTGATGGAGCTCATGGTCATGAGATTGGATTCCTTCCGGATCTGCTTGTCGTAGTCGTCGTCGTGGGCTAGAGACGGCGACGATGATGCCTGGGACCATGGAGACAACGGGACCAGGCACATTGGCTGGGCATTAGACACTGGCATTACAATTCTAGCAGGCTCACTGCTCTTTCCCTCGTGCTTGGCAATGGCAACCGCGACGGCGTTTGGATTGGTGGAGTGGCTTCCCTTGATGAGGTCAGAACTCCCCTCAAGCTTCTCTTTTGAGGAAGCAATGGCGACAGAGTCTCGCCAAGAACTCCTCTCCCTAACAACACGATGGTTGGCATGGGCACCCGGCCTGAACTGTGCTTCCATCGCGAGAATGCGCTCACCGAACACGGCAACCGCCTCCTTGACAGACCGGAACGCGCGAGAGGTGTCGACCTCTGCACGGCCAGACGAGGCGGCAGCCATGCCGCAGCTTTGCAGGCAATGGCTTCCCACCAGGCTATAGAAATAGAAGCAGCGGCTTTTGCAGGCAAAGGCTTCCCACCAGGCTATGGAAATGGAAGCAAGAATAAGCTCCTTGAGGGGTTTATGAAGGCGGTCGATCAAAGCAGCTGGCTTGCTTTGCTTCCACTACAAAATGGCAAGGCCATCAAGCAAGAGACAAGACTAGCCACCTAATAGAACCCTTCAAGTAGAGATGAGTGGCAGTACAGCTGAGCTGAGGCTGGAATGCTTTCCCAGCAAATTAAGTAATGTACTATCTGCTGCCCCAGGAACGTACAACAAGACAAAATATCAGATAGCTCGACTATGGTGTGATGAGGGTGGTTGGGAGAACTCATGGGCCTTCACTTGTAAAACAAACATTCAAACATATCAGATATGGTGCCACATTTCACTCATCCTCTGATTCTTCTTAAACAATTTCACCTTGGCACCCTTGAAAGTGCAACAACCCGACCAAGCTCGCTATTTCTTGTCTCCCGGGTCACATCTTTTTGGTGAGATTGATATGCTCAGGTTTGGGAACATAcagatcaaataattcagaaatcaGTGTGGATCCAATAATAAAATTTAACCATATTGATGATAAAAGTTCATTTCATTTCTTTGTATTCAAAGGTGGCAGTGACATGATCCATTGTACTTGTACATCGAGCTCAACGTAATCAACAATTAATAAACACTCAGGTAAATACTCATGCCTGACACCTATCTGAATAGAAGGTAAAAGGATTATTGGTAAACAAACCAATGGGGAGAAGGTAACAAGGTTACCTGATACCAACAAATCTGGCAACTTAAGTAACTAATTCACACCACCAACATGTACACATCTACTGACAAGCATCCTATGTGATCGCATCAGGGAAAAAGAATCACTTGGTGCGTCTAGAATGTAAGGTCCTTGGGATCCTCAATTATCTTGGACAGAGTTTGCAGAAAAGCGGCAAGATCAGATCCATAAATAACCCGATGATCAGCAGTAACATTGACCTAGATTTATTGGTCAGGTCAGATAAGCACAAAATCATTAACTTCAAATTGGTTGGTGCGAAAGCAAAAGTGCCAAAACTACAATTATTTTTTACCTGCATTTGGCTCTTGATCCCAATTCTACCATCTTTTGTACCAACAACTGTCGGTTGTGATGAGCCAACAGCCATGATTGCTCCCTGTTTTGAGATAAAACGTTATTACCAAAGGGGAGTCGTGCATTAAATGAAAACAGAAGTGGAAACATGGAAAGTTCATCTTACAGTTCCAGGTGGCAAGATCGCATCGAATCTATCAACTCCAAACATACCGAGGTTTGAAAGAGTAAAGGTACCTGCAGATTGAACACTGATGGTTATTAGCATACAAGAGCATACACGTACAGTTGGATCCTACAAGTTTCTTGTGCCCAACATCTAAAGCACTACCGAAGTAAAGGAGATGGTCATAGGTAACTTTGTAGCTTTGGTAAGTTTATATGTGACTGCTCAATTTTTGGCTAAGATACTTTAGCCATGAAGTACCATATGATTTTAACACGGTACAAGTAGCACAGCAAAATGCGATTAAAAATAATTCCAGTGCTTTGTCGTGTATTATAGAAATTCAGTCAGATCTCTTCAGTGCAAAAAAAAACATGCAGTCCACAATCTACAGCTTGATTTGAACTGAATCTTATGTTTCGAAAGCATAAGAACAACCGAAAAAATGCCTAATTAGTTTGCAAGCTCTGGTTTCTGTAGCAGATGTCATCTTTTTTGACATAAACAACACCCAAACAAACCCTGTACATGCAAACTAAATACTATCATTGGCATGAAGCACATTATATTTAAAAAAAAAACTCTATACAAACATATACCAAGGAGAGAAGACTCAGAGGCTCCGTGGATAGACCATAGCACAATATTAGTATAGTTTGGCACATATAACATGGTGCCTCACCTTGCCTTCTATTTCTTTCTTAATAGACAATAAATTCTGTAAAGCACATTCATATAGCTATTTCTTCCAAATTAAACAATACAACTGTTTCAGGCAGCTCTTGTTTTTCAGCCACAGTCCGATAAGAGACATAACAGTGCTGGCAATGTTTTTCAGATGAACATCTCAatcaatgtgtgtgtgagagagttgTAAACCAGCCATACAATAACTCAAGCATTTTAAATTACACAAATATGAGTTAAGCTTTCTACCAGACTATAAAAACGTTTCAACAGAACAAAGAAAATATAAATTACTTCAGTTCTTTTCTGGTCTGCTCTCAACCTGAAATTAACTACATGTTCATCCAAGGAAACTTATACACACTGTGATCTGCAGGTTTGTTAGCCGTAAACATTATTTATTACTGAAGTGAATTTCAATATCATAAGAAAAATGGTGGAACTGGTTAAAGCAATATCTACTGGACGCACGTCTTCAGGCCCCACTGAGAATTTACTAACAAACAACAGTTAATTCCCTATAAGGCTATACCAATCTGAATCAGCGTACAGAGAACATGCATATACAATGCACTAGACATTCAAGTTTGTGTGAAGCAAACAAAGTACCAGAGTTGTACTCCTGGGGCTGCAGCTGCTTTGCCCGAGCCTTATCAACCAGCTCCTTCCATTTCCTTGACAGTGAATAAATATCAAGCTGCACAAACCAACAGTTCTCGATTAACTCGGACAAAAGCACCAGTTTAAACATCAACCTTCAGAACAATCAACAAATACACAAAGCATTCAACCTTATCAGCATCCTGGAGCACGGGGGTTATCAATCCACCATCGATGGCCACCGCGACAGCAATGTTGATGCTACTGTTGTAAGTAAAGCTCTGCCCATCTCTGCAGCTGGAGTTCACCACAGGATGCTGCACCAGCGCCATCGCTGTAGCCTTCGCCAGCAGCGCTGTCATTGTCACACCCTTTGCCTTAATCTGCAAAAGGTTCACTCAATTATCCAGCTATCTCACAGCATACAGCCAACATAAGGGTGGTAAGTACTGAACAGAGCACTAAGCGCTTACTTTCTTGTAGAGCACATCGAGAGCATCGGTTGTGATGGTGTACCCGACCCTGAACGTCGGCACAGCAAGGCTCTCCACCATGTTCTTGCTCACAGCGCCCTGCATTGTGGTGAATGGCGCCGTGGATCCCAATGGAACATCTGGTCGAGCAGCTGGCTCTGGCCCAGCTTTCTTGGGGGCAGCTGCCGCAGCCTCTACGTCCTTTGCCACAACTCTCCCCCCTGGGCCAGAGCCACTGACTGCGAATAGATCAACGCTGAGCTCCTTTGCGAGCTTCTTGGCATAAGGCGAGGCAACCACGCGCGCCCCGCCCTGTGTGGCCGGTGAGGGCAGTGCTGGCGCAGAGACTGCTAcgggcgccggaggaggcggagcaGGGGACGTTTCTTGGGCGACGGTTTCCTGGggggccggcggcgaggcggcggcggaggaggagaagtTGGCAGCCTGGGACCGGGCGAGCGGGATCTCCTCCTCGGACTCGGCGAGGAGCGCGATGGCGGAGCCGACGGGCGCGGACTCTCCCGCGGGGACGAGTACGGCGGCGAGGAACCCGTCGTGGAAGGTCTCGACGTCCATGTCGGCCTTATCAGACTCCACGACAACAACAGGGTCGCCCTTGGCGAGGCGGTCCCCCTCGGCGGCGTTCCAGGCGACGATCTTGCCCTCCGTCATGGTGGAACTGAGGGCCGGCATGAAGATCTCCCGGATCTTGGCCTCCACCCGGCACGCGCGCCGGCGCCGCGGCACGGCCTGCGCGCCGCCGCGTTGGCGGAGCAGGGACGCCGAGGGCAGCAGCGTGGAGTGGAGGTGGAGGAGACCGGCCATTGCGGGGACGGGAGGGGCAGGAGGAGGGAAAGAGGGTAGTGAGGCTTTGAGATAGTTGGCCTTGGCTcccttgctgttgttgttgctgccgctgctgctgccgccttGGGAGTATCGGAGGCGGGGCGGATTAGCCGAGGAGGACGATGCTGGAGGCTTGGGCTGGTCGCTGCCTGCCCTGCCTGCTTTGGGTTTTCCTCCAACTAGTGGACCCGTTGCATCAAATGGCGCATAGGCACACTAAGTCCTTGTACAATGAGAGATGCTTAGGGAcaatgcttagagaaataaactgtGCGTTTTTTAAACATGGGTGTTTATTTGTACAGGATAAACGTTTAACTAAGCGTCTCTGCTATAGAAATAGGCATCGGTGTTTCAgaaaaacccggtttatttttctaagcatctctctaagcgcctcccattgtacaaggcctaagagcatcttcagccgttggcccccagggagcacctaaaatcgccgcctggggtgaGCCGACGTAAAAATTGGGCCTGGGCGAGTTGGTCCCTagccgccggccccagggccgccccaGACGCGTTTAAAAATAAAATTTGTATAGCAAATTTCGGCAcagttcggcgaagttcggctaAACACGACTAAATTTCGGTGAACTTGggcatatattagacatgttcacggattttcattacatagcaaAATAGATAACTAATCTAAAAAGAAACTGGCTGAACGCCGAgtagtcgccgccatcgtcgccgtcgtcgtcgggcttctcctccttgacgcggccgtccctggtggacccctgaccggcgtcgccaacgcgggctggtggcggcggcgcgtcgtcgtcgtcgctgttgcAGATGACGACGACTCCGCCTTCGTCGCGTCGGCGCTCCGCGAAGCGGCGCAGGGCGACGCactggcgctccttcgccttctccaggcgctccttctccatcgctatggagtccctgcgCGTCCATTCTAGGTCGCGTCGTCGTCATCGAGCtccatcttcaccggcgcgagccccggctccgtcttcacaggcgcgagccccggctccgtctttggcttgacgaagcgcggaggaggagccgacgaggaggtgcgccggccgccctcgttgatgacgatgccggcgctgcgagtgcgtcggccgagcggcgtctccgccgcgggctcggccttgacgccaagCAGGGCCGGAGTATCGGAGGAGTGCGAGGAagatcgcgaggaggaagaagaggaggacccgaacctccttggcgcccatggctcGGCGCGTCGGTGGTGCGCCGGGGTGGCCACCCTcgccgggtacgccaacggcgggtcgttgccgccctcgaggtatgtCAGCACGCCcttgagtgtgcggccggggacgccccaccacaggtggcacccctcgctgttcttctggccgttggtggacgccaaccgctgctgctggcggcgctcgaagtacgccgcacaagccgcgtggttgtcggcgacgtactgggggagggagagttgggcgtcggtgagggaggcgcgtaCGACCTCGACTTCCTCGGCGAAGTATTTGGGCttggccacggcgtcgggcaacgggggaatgggcactcccccgtcgctccaccccgtcggcccggcgcgcatgtccggcggcaccGGGATGTTCACTTGGAACAGGAGTCAGGACTCCTGTTCGCAGagagaacggcggccgaagccgttggccgccgcctcgtcttcaGGGAAACGCTCTGCCATGGCGatgggctcgggagaggtagagggagagggaggggctgggcggcggcgaggggcggggctggtgtgggcacaggcgagtgaggccaccggctatatagccacgccgcgcccgtgtgtacgcgtgcgagggaggggaggcgtcggcgcgccgtcccgtgacgcgccgcccgtgaggaatcaatggcaaggctgaccggcgacagccttgccattgatttccCGCGGGAACCGAGACCGTTAGGGAAAGACGAGGCGCAGTGTTGCTGacccgcggctttttcgcgccaaaatagctcgccccggcgccccccagcatgccgggttcggcctgggtccgccggcgctgtttttggcccaggccggcgaaaatcgggctcctgaggGCATGACTGAGCCGCCGGCGCGAAAAATtcgcctggggaggcctttctgggggcacggctggagatgctctaaattcATACGCACGATGAAAAAATACTCATGATTTAATACCCTTTAATAGGAAACATGATGGATTATTGTCCACAATAAAATGTATATACACATTTTAATTTAATAAGTCAAAATACTTTATCATGTTCGAAGAGACCCATTTGAAATCATGTTCACACTGAAAACATTTGCAGTTTTCAGTGACTTTGTGTTTTAGCAAAAAATACATAGGCTTTTGTTTTAAAATATATGTACCTTTAAATTAATGAGGTTGCATGGTCATAGTGAGTTTGAAGGTGAACTTTCTCATAGCTCGAGCAGGCGTGGATGGCTGGAGTTTTGAAAACCATAAGCAAGAACCGATAAATGACATAAGATGCACGACTACCAAGTAACTGAAAAAAAAAACAGCAAGTGACACAGGATAAAAATCTGAATCTGATATGAAGTTAAAGACATCACTGGAAAAATCTAACAATTCAACTATGTAGAGCGGGTTTGAGTGGCCACCAGCCCACCATATTAAGCAACGCCAGCCATTTCACTAACTCAATTCTCTTGAATAACAACAGCCACACATGTAAAAATGAGCCGGCCAGGAACTATTTTGAGGATGAACAAAATGCGTAAAAATAGGAATGGAGAACCCGGTCATATAGCTTCACATTCACCAACTTGATGCTCTTATAAAGTCCACCCTGAGCCTGGAGTTGTTCTATGTGAACCAAAACCAGTAAACCTACAAAGAAATTTACAACACAAGAGGGAATTTGAGAGAGATTGGAAATAGGGCTCCAAGAATATTGATAATCCAGCTCACTTCCTGGAACAAGGTGTATATGACTATGCAAATACATGTCACAAAGTAGTCAAGTATATAGAATCACATGCACAACAAAGCATAAACAGGGAGACGATTTAATAACCTACATTGACCAACATCAACAGAATAAAAACAACGCCACCAACATACAGATAAATGTAAGAGGAAAAGacatttatctctactcttatcatGCAGCTAATAGTTAGATGCAATTAAAGAAGGCAATCCTAGGAACACTTTGGTTCAGAAAAGTAAGTCAGGAGCACAACTTAATTATCTCAACTCTCATATGTAACTCCAGCTCTAGCTTATTAGTTTAGAAAAGCAAGTCAGCACAGCTTAATTATATGTACTCTCATATGTAATTGTCAGGAACACTTCAGTTTAGAAAAGTAATACATATAATAGCATGGTTGAAGATGCCGCTCATACTTGCAACTCATAATTTGTGAGGCAACACAAATAAATGAACAAACAAAAACAATGAGCAAGCTGCTGATTAGAATAGAGAGGATAAAAGTGAATCACAACATGTATAGATAATCCAGCAGTACATGTGTGCGAACAGAAACCCAGTTCATTATGGGAAGTGCCAACAAAATGGCAGTAATAGTTTTTTAGATTTATGTTTAGTAGCACATGCAGCAGGTAGATCAGTCCATTTTTCAGTTCAGGGAAATTTAAGACAATTTAGAATTGCCTAATTATTTTATATCCAAGACAGAAGGATTGGCAGATTATCTTCAAACTGTATTCTTTACAGTTATAATAAAGGCTATACAATGCAGAGTAATAGGCATGCTAATTGATAAGTTTGGTAACCAAGCGTAAAAGACGCTCGCTATAGAAAGACAGGCCATAGGACTGAAAATAGAAAAAACAGTAAACCTGTGACAGAAAAGACAGCGTTGACTTTAGAAGAAATGTTACAACCAGTGGCACAGATTTTCTGTTGGATAGGAAacatgaaagaaaaataaaacctGAGAATTAAAGCAATGCTTCTGTAGTTACCTTCGAAGAAAACACAGTTATAGATGAATAAGCTCATGTTGTTTGGAGAAGATTATTAGCAAAGAGACTTCACTTTGTCATACAAATGTGAAAAATAACACCAAGAGTGAGGCCGAAAGAATTCACAGTGAACAAAAGAAGAATGTTCCAACATCTTCTGATCTTCTGGATGTTGACAAGGGTGCTCATTTTTTCTGCTGGAGTTAAAGAGAGGAAAAACGATTCTCACTCCAAATCTAGCCACTCCGCGAAGAAACCCAAAGCAAAACCACATAAAGATGTAAGGGACAGTTTGCCTAACGGATCCCATGGATCCAAAGAGCATTATATATTGGATAATGAAGTTAAATTGAAAGAGTTACAGCCAAAGGAAAATCTTGGAACAAAAGAGATTGTGATATGCCGGGGCATGTGTTCAATAAGTGGGAAACCCGAGGGCAAGTAAACCTGATGATATATATGAGTCCCAAGGcaccaatagaagaaaaaaaatgtaGAAGCATTTACCTGAAAAGCATCAGTGTGGCCTCCTTCCCCTTTCCTGCATGTTAGACAAACTAGGGTTTGGAACAATGCTCGATGCCCTTAGTGGGCACGGCTGTCATATATTTATAAGAGGGAACCATACAAATACAGATTATGGTACAACACGTATATCTACTATATacttagtctaacaccctccctcaatcttaactatgtcctGAAACACTCAGAAGATTAAGATTGCGTCGACATCCCTCAAAAGAAGGCAAGGGcaagggcttagtgaaaatatcagcaagttgatccttagaagaAACAAACTTGATCTGAAGAAGCTTCTGAGCAACACGTTCcctcacaaagtgatagtcaacttcgatgtgcttcgttcgggcatgaaatactggattggatgaaaggtatgtagcaccgatgttatcacaccaaagaacaggcggCTGAGTTGGAGAGACCTTCAACTCCTGAAGCAACGACTGCACCCACATGATCTCAGCTGTGGCATTAGCAACcgctttgtactcagcttcagtactactcCGAGACACCGTAGCTTGCTTGCGAGCttgccaggcgatcaagttaggtccaaagaacacagcatgtcccccgtggatcgcctgtcatcaggaTTACCAGCCCAGTCGGCATCAGAAAATGCGGAGATCAGTCCAGAAGGCGCCGACTGAAGATGAAGGCCATATGAACCAGTGTGACGAACATAGCGCAAGATGCGCTTAACAGCGGACCAGTGAGAATCACGCGGCGCATGAAGATACTGGCACACACGGTTCACTGCAAACGATATGTCTGGTCGAGTGATGAGCAAGTATTGCAGTGCACCAACAATGCTGCGATACTCAGTGGCATCCTCAGGAGAAAGCAAGTCACCAGCAAGAGCTGTCAGTTTGTCCGTGACAGACATGGGAGTCGAAGCAGGCTTGCACTGCAACATACCTGCACGACGAAGGAGATCCTGGGAGTACTTCTTCTGAGTAAGAGTCAAGCCACCATCAGAATGAAGAACCTCGAGACCCAGAAAATAATGCAGTCTCCCAAGATCCTTAACAGCAAACTCAGCACcaagagaggacaccagccgatccgTAGCAGCAGTAGACGAACTAACaaggatgatgtcatcaacatagaccagAATGTACATAGTCACCGCCGGTCGCTGAAGGATAAACAAAGACGTGTCCGCTGCAgaaggcacaaacccatgagcacgaagagcagcGCCAAGACGTGCATGCCACGCACGAggggcctgcttcagaccataaagagctttgacaAGACGACACAAATGATGTGGCTGAGCAGGATCAACAAAACCGGAcggctgacgcatataaacctcttcttccagaacTCCATGGAGAAAAGCATTCTGAACGTCAAGCTGTCGAAGCGAccatcctcgagtaacagccaAGGAGAGAAGAACACGAATAGTGGTTGGTTTAATAATAGGACTGAATGTGTCTGCATAATCAATACCATACCGTTGTTTGAATCCCTTGGCAACCAGACGTGCCTTGTATCTCTCAATGGAACCATCAGCATGTTTCTTCACCTTGAATACCCATTTAGAGTCAATGACATTGACACCAGATGGAGGTGGAACCAAGCGCCAAGTGTTGTTTCGTTGAAGAGCATGAATCTCCTGCTCCATCGCAGCACGCCAGTGTGGAATGCCAAGTGCTGCCTGAAAATGTCGTGGTTCAGTCGTAGGATCGGCCTCAGCATGCGCCATACAGGCCGCAAGCCATGCAACAGTGTCGTCAGTGCGCTTCTTCGGTTGGAAGATGCCACTCTTGCTGCGAGTATGAGGACGCAGGACGACAGGCGGAGGTGGCGGTGGAACAGCCACCACAGAGGAGCCACTGTCCATTAGCGGCGAAGCCGGTGAAGAAGACGTGCCTGGAGTGGTCGGTGAAGACGAGCCGCTCGAAGCAACGATCGGCGAAGCCGTCCGCTCAGGTGACTGTGCCGCGGGA
Above is a window of Triticum dicoccoides isolate Atlit2015 ecotype Zavitan unplaced genomic scaffold, WEW_v2.0 scaffold35359, whole genome shotgun sequence DNA encoding:
- the LOC119345977 gene encoding uncharacterized protein LOC119345977, with product MAAASSGRAEVDTSRAFRSVKEAVAVFGERILAMEAQFRPGAHANHRVVRERSSWRDSVAIASSKEKLEGSSDLIKGSHSTNPNAVAVAIAKHEGKSSEPARIVMPVSNAQPMCLVPLSPWSQASSSPSLAHDDDYDKQIRKESNLMTMSSIKKVEEEAAKTRLEAVQVKRRLADLELAMANLNAKLHRALSRLAYIEADKAAAARASIQQRDINTSALTVWAKAKPERHPLRHLLSLDDADEEVKHGPERETTMTTTKRKMQKQKPIMPLVVPLISDVLFSKKKRMNDKESLYLKELYSLLRLS
- the LOC119345976 gene encoding dihydrolipoyllysine-residue acetyltransferase component 5 of pyruvate dehydrogenase complex, chloroplastic-like, which gives rise to MAGLLHLHSTLLPSASLLRQRGGAQAVPRRRRACRVEAKIREIFMPALSSTMTEGKIVAWNAAEGDRLAKGDPVVVVESDKADMDVETFHDGFLAAVLVPAGESAPVGSAIALLAESEEEIPLARSQAANFSSSAAASPPAPQETVAQETSPAPPPPAPVAVSAPALPSPATQGGARVVASPYAKKLAKELSVDLFAVSGSGPGGRVVAKDVEAAAAAPKKAGPEPAARPDVPLGSTAPFTTMQGAVSKNMVESLAVPTFRVGYTITTDALDVLYKKIKAKGVTMTALLAKATAMALVQHPVVNSSCRDGQSFTYNSSINIAVAVAIDGGLITPVLQDADKLDIYSLSRKWKELVDKARAKQLQPQEYNSGTFTLSNLGMFGVDRFDAILPPGTGAIMAVGSSQPTVVGTKDGRIGIKSQMQVNVTADHRVIYGSDLAAFLQTLSKIIEDPKDLTF